From the genome of Tenericutes bacterium MZ-XQ:
TATGCATTATCTTTATACTGCAAAGTACTTCGATCTAAGAACAATAGTTTCATATTAAATCCCTAAATATCCTTCAAGCACAGTTACTTTACATATCGTTTCAGTTGCAACGCCTGGTTTAAACTCAAACTCGTAATTACCATGACCCAGAAAGATAAAATTATCCGTTTCAAAATCTTGTAATCCATATATGTCTGTAACAATACCTGATTCTTCTTTTGTCATTAACTGTTTACTTGGAATAGCGTTTACTACAATAGAAGCATTATCAGCAGTTATGTATAACCTTAGAGTTGCCACAATCTCTCCGCTCTTCTTGACTATAACTTCAGGATCAATTACATCTCCAAGCATTTCTATGACGACAGGTGCATCATCCAATCCATCATTAATGATAAATGTTTTTCCCTCATATGAACTTGAATAGTGATATGGATAAATATAAGGATATACTTTGCCGGTTGCAGTTCCATTTGCTATGATTTCATAAGTCTTTTCTCTTAGCCATAGTGATAACTTTTTGAAAACAATAGTACTTTGTAATGTGCCCGAAATGAGTTCTGCTTTCGTTAGGCTTGCTACATCAACAAAACAATATGCCTTAAATGCATCTGTTTGATAATATAACTTTAGGTCGTCACCACTTTTACTAATGAAATCAACAAAGGCTTTATATCCTATATAACCTTTTAAGAATACAAGTGTTGTCGTTATTTCTGAAAGTGGAATCTTATATTCTGACCTTGAAAAAAGGTTATGATATTCTAAATACTTGGAATCGAGAGCAAACCCTAATCCACTTACTTGAGAGATGTGTGTTTGATTTTTATAGTTAAAGTAGTAAGTGTCACCATATTTGTTTTCTATATAAAATTGCCTAATCAAATCACATTACCTCCTAAAGCTCTATTGATGGAGTCTATATCGAATGTCGAAGATGTCGTATTGATTGTGATATTGTTTGTGTTGCTTGTTGACGAATTCGAACTGGAGTTGTTGACTGTGCTTGATCCTTTTAGATTAAATGTGTCACTAAAAAATCCACCAATCTTACCGAAAAATCCACCAACTTTATCTGCAGCTTTTCCTGCAAAATCACTAACGCCATTCGTAACTTTAGAGGCAATGTTGCTGATACCATCGGTTACACTTCCGAATACATTCTTTATCTTTCCACCAAAGTCTCCTATTTTTGATGGCAAATCTCCAATCCATTCAAATATTTTCTGAATAAATTCGATGATCTTTTGCACAACTTTTAAAATTGGATCTAGAACTGTCTTTAAAACTTTGATTGCTGGAACTAATATGGCTTGTAAGACTTGACCTAAAGTAGTAATCAAAGGTGCCAGTGCTTCTAATATCTCAGCAAACATTGTCACTTGCATAATCAGTGGCATGAGTAAAACATCTAAGATAGGTACTAATAAATCAACAAGCATCACAACTAAATCAATAATCACATCAAGAATAGGCTCTAGTGCAGTAAGGAGTGCATCAACGATCATCATGATCGGAGGTAGCAACAACATAAATGTTTCCATGAGTCTATCAAGAAGTGCTCTAAACTCTTCACTTTGAAATAAAGCAAGGGCTAAAATGGCGATGAGCGCGCCTATACCAAGGGTGGCAAAGTTTATACCTGCACCTGCAAAAAGCCCAGCAGCACCCACACCTTTAAGCGTCATAGCCACAATATTTAAGAGTGGTCCAACCTTACCAACAACCCCGAGTACTGGACCAATAGCCGCAACTAATCCTATAAGGGTTGCGATCATTTTCTTTGTATCTGAATCTAGACTATTCCATTTTGCAATCCAGTCTTTAACGACAGGTATCATTTCATCTCTGACTTTGATGATTAAGTTTTGAATCACAGGCATAAGTGTACTAGCAATATCAACTGCAAGACTAGATAAGGCTTGTTTGGTTCTATCTAGGGCATCTGTAAACTCACCAGCTTGTGCAGCTTGTTCATTTGTCACAATACCAAGTTCTCTTGCTTCTTGTCTTAAGTCATTTATAACTTCTGCTTCTTTAGATAAAACCGGAATAATATCAGCTGCGACTCTTTCACTTAATAAATCATTGGCCACACCTAGTCTTACTGCTTCATCTTCCACTTTACTTAAAGCATCTCTAATCAGTAAGAATGCTTCATCCGCATTTTTACCTTTTAAATCATCAACAGTTAGTCCAATTAAGCCTAGACTATCCGCAAACTTATCACCATTGCCAGTCGCAATATCACCTAAGATACCATTAACCTTAACAAACGCTCGTTCCATTCTTTCTGTGGAAACCCCTAATATAGTTGCGGTATGATTCCACTCTTGAAATGCTTCAGCTGATAAACCAATCTTCTCTGCAGTATCACCAATCTCATCTGCAGTATAAGCAGTCTTAATCGAAAACGCTGTTAATGCAGAAACGGCTCCTAAGATAGGAACTGTTACAGATTTTGTCAGTGTAGAACCAAGTTTTCCAATCTTATCAAACTTGGCGTTACTTAATTCTTTAATTTTATTGTTTGTATTACTTAGTTGGCCATTCAGTTTTCCGAGTTCAGCTTCTGTATATTGGACATTACGTTTGAGCTTATTAAACTCATCTTGACTCATGTCACCAATCTGAACTGCTTTTTTGGCTTTTTCAAGTTCTAGATTTTGTGTATCTAATCTTTTCTTTGTTGTTTGTAAAATACTATTTAATTTATCTTGTTTTGATTTCCATAAATCAAGATTAGAACTATCATATCTTAGATTAGCATTAATAGCTTTTAAATCTTTATTTTGTTCTTTAAGATCCTTTTTAATATCTTTAAGCTCATTTTCTAAATCTCTACCATCAAGGCTAAGTTTGATATTGAGTCCTTTTACTGTTTCTGCGATGTTTCCACCTCCAATGCATAAAAAAACACATCAGATTTGACGTGTTATTATAAAGAACATTTTAATTATTATAATCATTTATTAAATCGTTTATTTGTCTACTACAACATTTACCAGTAGGACTTTTGTGAACACAATCACTGTTTTTCATCGCGTTTGTATTTTTTACAACCTTTCCTACTGTATCACACTCTTTATTCACTATCGCATCAACAATTTCAGCTTTTTCTACTTTACTACAATAGCAAATATATTTTGGATCAGCATCTTCCTTGTACCAAATCGGAACTTTAACATCAGTTTGCATTATCATATTTTCTTCACCAGAAAAATAAGCAACATCACATGTTGGGTTTAAGCATAAATAATAATCTTGATTAACCTCAATGGATTCTATGCTAGTTAAGCTTTTAACTGTAACATTACTTACCAGTTCGCCATTCACATTACATTTTGGACATGGTTTTGTTTTTTGCATAATAGTCACCTATTATCCATCAATTAATTGTGAATCCTGATTAAAAAATGTTTTATATCCAAAAATTAAAAATATATAAGTGCTTAATGATACACCACCTAAGATTCCAAGCATAACCCCAATTTGATACATGATAGCAGTCGTTGGTACAACACCAGATAAAATCTGTCCAGTCATCATACCAGGCAAGAAAATGATCCCCATCCCCAGCATATTATTAAGGGTCGGCATGATAGCTGAATCGAATGCTTGATTAATGATATCATGGCTTGCTTCTTTTGGTGTTGCACCTAATACTAACGACTCAATCACTTCATCTTTTTGATCCGTAAATTTATTGAGTAACGTATGAATACCAAGTGTGATTCCTGTCATGCTATTACCAATAATCATCCCAGTTATTGGAATAAGGTATTGAGGGTTATAATACGGCTCAATTTGTACAACAATAAACACAAAATAAAATAACGCAATGAGTCCACCAGTGGGTAAACTAAGCATAATAACTTTTTTTAAAGATGGGGTTAGATCATCCTTAAACTTTCTAAACACTGTTAAAACACTGAACCCTACCATTAATAAAACAACACCAAATGTCACAAAGGGCGATGGGTTATCAAAGATTGCTGTTAAAAGAAGGCCCATTACAACAAGCTGCACCGTCATTCTAAGGGTTGCAAGTATCAACGTTTTTTCTCTTTTAATGCCACGCCTATTTAAAATCCATAAAATAAAAACAACAAAGACATAGCCAAATAAAACTTGCCAAACACTAAGCTGAATGATTGTATCATTATTCAAGCGACTCAACCCCTTTCACTTCACCCTTGGCAATTTCAATCAAAATATCACCATATTTTTTAGCAACCGCTTTAGAGTGTGTAATCATCACCAAACTCAACTGGTTTTTTTTAACAAAATCAACAACCATTGAAATCACTAAATCTTCAGTTTCATCATCTAATGCACTTGATGGTTCATCCATTATATAAACCTCACCTTTAAGCAACATCACTCTTGCAAGCGCAAGACGTTGCGCTTCTCCACCTGATAGTTTGCTTGCATCATGGCCTAAAGATTGGGTTAATTTCACTTGTTTAAGCATCTTTTCCATCGTTTCATCAGTAACATTCAAGCGATGAAAAGAAGCTGCTTTCATTAAATTATCCTTAATTGTTTTTTTATAGATATAAGGTTTTTGTGATAAGTAAATAACGCTTTTTCTTAATGCAACCGCATCATAATCTTTTAACTTTTTATCTTTATACACAATCTCACCTTCATCAGGTGAAATCATTTTATTTAGCAGTTTTAAAAGGGTAGACTTACCCGCGCCACTCTCCCCAACAATACATGTGATTTTCCCTTGTTTAATGGTTAAATCATCGATGTTTAAAATGTCTTTATATTTTACCTCTTTTAGTCTAAACATAATAGTCACCTCTTACTGCTATTATAACATACTATATGAGAAAGTTATCGATATCATGTTGTCTTGCTCTTTTACTGGATTTAGGTCCACTAATCACATTTTTCTCTAGTTCTACGATTGAAAAGTATGTTTCTAGATCAAATGACTTGGTATCTTCAATCGATAATCCTAAGTGCGCAAGATTGAAGATGATGTTAGCGGTAATATCTTTTTCTTCTGCACTACTTTGATTTGCTGGGTTGGGGTGTGCTTTTCTGAAATGTCCCGAGCATTTCACCTATCGTATTCGTTAGATTTTGTAACTCATCCTGGTTACTTAATAAACCAAAATCAAGTGACATTAAAAAGTCATTATATGATTGCTTGCTAAAAGGTCGATGAAGCACATAGATGATTCTAAAGATCGTATCAATCACTGTCGATAAATCTTCTTCTTTTTTACCCGTCTTTTCTAGCTTTTTAATATCACTAAATAGTTCAGTTGAAAATACATTACGGTAATCAATAATTGTAAATAGTGATGAATGCAGGCGATAGTCTTTATCACCTAGATTAAGTGTTTTTTCCATGTGCTACTCCTTATAAAAATGTTGGCAATGTCGGTGCAGTGGTTAGAAATGTTGCGTAGTTTGTATCTTGTGCGCCTGCGATTGCCCTTAAGATCAGATTGTTTCCTGCTTCAATTGGTCTTGCTGTAATATTAAGTTCAATTGAGTTTGCTTCAATAGAATCTGATTTTGTTTTACTCGAGTCTCCTGAAGGCGATGCTGTACATAAGAAATACCATATACGTCTTGCTTTCATGTCACCTTGTATTTCATAGCCTAATGCGAATGTTTTTGTCTCAGCATTCACAATTTCTATTAAGTTCCCATTGGTATCTTCTAAGAACCCAAAGATATCCTTTTTAAATGCTTCATCAATTTCTGTGAACTTTAATGTCACGTTAGATCCTGAATTAGATACGAGTGTCTTAATGACTTTATCATCTGCATAAACTTGTGCACTACTACCAATGACCTCAGTACTAATTTCTTGTGCGCCTTCTAATCGTTTAGGTACACCAAAAGTCCAACTACCATCTTCTGTTTGTGTTGCTAGTGCATAGTGCACATTGGTTAAACCAAAAGTTACTTTATTACTCATTGTTATAAAACCTCCAATTTGATTTCATATACACGGTTTATTGAACCGTCTTCATTTTGATATTCAGTGATCATTTGAAATTCATAACCACCATAATATAAAGATACCTCGAGCTTTTCTTCTAACTCGAGGTTTTTATGTTTTGTTATTAGATTAAGTTGAATCGTTAGTATTCGCATGGTTACTTTATCGTCTGCATACATCGATCCCTTATTTGATACTTCTTGATAAATGATATACTCATCACTTTCATCTATACTATCTTTTTTACCATATGAAACTTGTCCTGGTAAAACAGAACTTAATGTCGTGTAAAGTGATTCTAAAATTTCTTTCATATCAGTTTCCTTTAGAAATGATTTCTTTGATGTCTTCTAACATCTTTGGTGTAAACATATCGTAAGCCGGCCTCATAAAAGGTCTTGGCCCGACATATTTTCCACTTCGGTGTGTATAGCCAAACTCAAGTAAATGTGTGAGTCCACCTTTGCCTTCAGAGTAAATAGATATAGATGTGTTCAATCCACTTCCATTTGAAGTTGCGACAAATGAATCCGCAAATGCATTTTTATAGCCACTTCTTGGTGCATTACGTTTCATGTAAATTAATATATCTTTAGCAGTATCATTTAATCTTTTTTCAAGCTTTGGGATTATGCCTTCTACATAATTTTCTATTTCATCTTCAATCGCTTGTCCTAAATCATTCAGTGTAATCAATGATATCACCTAACTTGATGGATGTTCTTTTTAAATAAAGTTCAATAAATTGTCCTGCTTGATAGGTTCTTTCTATCTTATAGATAACACTACCTATATCCACATACTTAGAACTATCATAGACGATTCCTTGTACTTTAACCGCGATATCAATTCTGATATCTGAACGTTTACTTTCATAGTACTCTCTTGAAGTAATCGAAAAATTAATACCAATCACTTCTTTTTTCGACTTAAATTGATAACTCATTACACCCATGGTGTTAGGAACCATCTCCAAGGTTAGTAAGTGCATTCTTATATTGGGGGAATTTGGATACATTTTTTTTAGCTCCCTTTTGTTAATGCGAGTTGACCTACCAGCATATCAAATGACTTGGGTAGTTCTTTTGCGCTTCCATCGTTTTTAAAGCCATAAAATGTCTTCACATAAATAATAATGACTGTACTAACCATTGGATTTGATTCATCATTTATATAAGAAGGATCAACCCCACAACTTTCTAAGTAATGTTTACAGCTATTGATGTGCGTGTTTAACTCATCATCTGCATAAGTCTCTACTTGGGGGATGAGTAAAGCCTTTTTTACAATATCTAAAATTGCCATGAAATCGATCCTTTCTTAACTAAAATTATCCTGCAGGTGCAGCTTTCTTCTTAATGCGTAAGAAGCCGTTATAACCAACAACATTACCACCAGTAAAGACTGAAGCTTTATAACTGATAATACCGTCTTTAAATTTGTAATCTGTTGATTTACCAATTTCTACTGGTGAGAACACTGGCACTTCATAGTTCTTAAGCGCACCATAAGCGATACCATATTCACCAGCAACTGTGTTACTATCAGAGATTGCTTTACAATGTGAGTTAATGATATAAGGAATACCATCAATCGTTTTATTGACATAATCAATCGAGTGAACCTTACGACCTTCTTGTGTCTTTAGTCCAGCAAACGCACGTAAATCATTCTTATTCAAGATAAGAACTGCACCACCTTCGACTTCTTCATCGCCTCCATAAGCAAAGACAATGTCATCAAGGGTT
Proteins encoded in this window:
- a CDS encoding iron export ABC transporter permease subunit FetB — protein: MNNDTIIQLSVWQVLFGYVFVVFILWILNRRGIKREKTLILATLRMTVQLVVMGLLLTAIFDNPSPFVTFGVVLLMVGFSVLTVFRKFKDDLTPSLKKVIMLSLPTGGLIALFYFVFIVVQIEPYYNPQYLIPITGMIIGNSMTGITLGIHTLLNKFTDQKDEVIESLVLGATPKEASHDIINQAFDSAIMPTLNNMLGMGIIFLPGMMTGQILSGVVPTTAIMYQIGVMLGILGGVSLSTYIFLIFGYKTFFNQDSQLIDG
- a CDS encoding ABC transporter ATP-binding protein, which codes for MFRLKEVKYKDILNIDDLTIKQGKITCIVGESGAGKSTLLKLLNKMISPDEGEIVYKDKKLKDYDAVALRKSVIYLSQKPYIYKKTIKDNLMKAASFHRLNVTDETMEKMLKQVKLTQSLGHDASKLSGGEAQRLALARVMLLKGEVYIMDEPSSALDDETEDLVISMVVDFVKKNQLSLVMITHSKAVAKKYGDILIEIAKGEVKGVESLE